From one Henriciella marina DSM 19595 genomic stretch:
- the rpsG gene encoding 30S ribosomal protein S7, which translates to MSRRHRAEKRQVLPDPKFKDIVVSKFMNQIMMDGKKSTAERIVYGAFELVEDKAKKDPVEVFHAALEAISPAVEVRSRRVGGATYQVPVEVRPERRQALAIRWLASAASSRNENTMRERLAGELLDASQGRGTAVKKREDTHRMAEANRAFSHYRW; encoded by the coding sequence ATGTCACGTCGTCACCGCGCCGAAAAACGCCAGGTTCTGCCTGATCCGAAGTTCAAGGACATCGTTGTTTCGAAGTTCATGAACCAGATCATGATGGACGGTAAGAAATCCACCGCCGAACGTATCGTCTATGGTGCGTTCGAACTGGTCGAGGACAAAGCGAAGAAAGACCCTGTCGAGGTTTTCCACGCTGCGCTCGAAGCCATTTCGCCGGCCGTCGAGGTTCGCTCGCGCCGCGTTGGTGGTGCGACCTATCAGGTGCCTGTCGAAGTGCGTCCTGAGCGCCGTCAGGCCCTCGCTATTCGCTGGCTCGCCTCTGCGGCAAGCTCGCGCAATGAGAACACGATGCGTGAGCGTCTGGCCGGTGAGCTGCTCGACGCCTCCCAAGGCCGCGGTACGGCTGTGAAGAAGCGGGAAGATACCCACCGCATGGCTGAGGCGAACCGCGCCTTCTCACACTACCGCTGGTAA
- the fusA gene encoding elongation factor G translates to MAREYSLDRYRNFGIMAHIDAGKTTTTERILFYTGRSHKIGEVHDGAATMDWMEQEQERGITITSAATTTLWFRTEDGTNPTGIYGDTPEEAKFRFNIIDTPGHVDFTIEVERSLAVLDGAVCVLDANAGVEPQTETVWRQADRYKVPRIVFVNKMDKTGADFFNCVKMIKDRTGAIPAPVQLPIGSETELEGVVDLVTMKEWVWEGSDLGASWIVRDVRDSLKAKAEEMRAELVELAVEMDEEAMEAYLEGTEPDESQLRVLIRKGTLSMSFVPVLAGSAFKNKGVQPMLNAVIDYLPGPLDVPAYMGFKPGDEEEVRNIARHADDNEPFSGLAFKIMNDPFVGSLTFVRIYSGTVSKGGSMLNATKGKQERIGRMMMMHSNNREEIEEAFAGDIIALAGLKETTTGDTLCDKSDPVVLETMTFPDPVIEIAVEPKSKADQEKMSIGLQRLAAEDPSFRVETDIESGQTIMKGMGELHLDILVDRLKREFKVEANIGQPQVAYREAIGRPTEIVYTHKKQSGGSGQFAEVKIQFDPLEAGSGFVFESAIVGGSVPKEYIPGVEKGLMQAKENGLLAGYPVTDFKATLLDGKFHDVDSSVLAFEIASRAAFRELRTTADPKLMEPVMKVEVVTPEDYMGDIIGDLNSRRGQIQGSNPRGNVVAINSFVPLVNMFGYVGNLRGMSQGRAQFTMVFDHYAEVPKAEAQKIVQDLAG, encoded by the coding sequence ATGGCCCGCGAATACTCGTTGGATCGCTACCGTAATTTTGGCATCATGGCCCACATTGATGCTGGCAAGACAACGACTACGGAGCGCATTCTGTTCTACACTGGCCGGTCCCACAAGATCGGTGAAGTCCATGATGGCGCAGCCACGATGGACTGGATGGAGCAGGAGCAGGAGCGCGGCATCACGATTACGTCGGCTGCGACGACCACACTCTGGTTCCGCACCGAAGACGGCACCAATCCGACCGGTATTTACGGCGACACGCCAGAAGAAGCCAAATTCCGCTTCAACATCATCGACACGCCCGGACACGTCGACTTCACAATCGAAGTCGAGCGTTCGCTGGCCGTGCTCGATGGTGCGGTCTGCGTTCTCGACGCCAATGCCGGTGTTGAGCCACAGACCGAAACCGTCTGGCGTCAGGCTGACCGCTACAAGGTTCCGCGCATCGTGTTCGTCAACAAGATGGACAAGACCGGCGCCGACTTCTTCAATTGCGTGAAGATGATCAAGGACCGTACCGGTGCGATCCCTGCGCCTGTCCAGCTCCCGATCGGTTCGGAAACCGAGCTTGAAGGCGTGGTCGATCTGGTCACCATGAAGGAATGGGTCTGGGAAGGCTCTGACCTTGGTGCGTCCTGGATCGTCCGCGACGTTCGCGACAGCCTCAAGGCAAAAGCCGAAGAGATGCGCGCTGAACTGGTTGAGCTTGCTGTTGAGATGGACGAAGAGGCGATGGAAGCCTATCTCGAAGGCACCGAGCCTGACGAGTCGCAGCTTCGCGTTCTGATCCGTAAGGGCACGCTTTCGATGTCCTTCGTTCCGGTGCTTGCCGGTTCGGCGTTCAAGAACAAGGGCGTCCAGCCAATGCTGAACGCTGTGATCGACTATCTTCCAGGTCCACTCGACGTTCCAGCCTATATGGGCTTCAAGCCGGGCGACGAAGAAGAAGTCCGCAACATTGCACGTCACGCTGATGACAATGAGCCGTTCTCCGGTCTTGCTTTCAAGATCATGAACGACCCGTTCGTCGGTTCGCTGACCTTCGTTCGCATTTATTCGGGTACTGTCTCCAAAGGCGGCTCGATGCTGAATGCGACCAAGGGCAAGCAGGAACGTATCGGGCGCATGATGATGATGCACTCGAACAACCGTGAGGAAATCGAGGAAGCCTTTGCTGGCGATATCATCGCTCTGGCAGGTCTCAAGGAAACCACCACCGGCGACACGCTTTGCGACAAGTCGGACCCGGTTGTTCTCGAGACGATGACTTTCCCGGATCCGGTTATCGAGATCGCTGTCGAGCCAAAGTCGAAGGCTGACCAGGAAAAGATGTCCATCGGCCTGCAGCGTCTTGCTGCCGAGGATCCATCCTTCCGCGTCGAGACCGATATTGAATCCGGCCAGACGATCATGAAGGGCATGGGCGAGCTTCACCTCGACATCCTGGTTGACCGCTTGAAGCGCGAATTCAAGGTCGAGGCCAATATTGGCCAGCCGCAAGTTGCCTACCGCGAAGCCATCGGCCGTCCGACCGAGATCGTCTACACCCACAAGAAACAGTCGGGTGGTTCAGGTCAGTTCGCTGAGGTGAAGATCCAGTTCGATCCGCTCGAAGCCGGTTCAGGCTTCGTCTTCGAAAGCGCGATCGTTGGTGGTTCGGTGCCGAAGGAGTACATTCCGGGTGTCGAGAAGGGCCTTATGCAGGCCAAGGAAAACGGTCTTCTGGCCGGTTATCCTGTCACGGACTTCAAGGCGACCCTGCTGGACGGCAAGTTCCACGACGTCGACTCCTCGGTTCTCGCCTTCGAAATCGCGTCGCGCGCGGCCTTCCGCGAACTTCGCACAACGGCAGATCCGAAGCTCATGGAGCCGGTGATGAAGGTCGAGGTTGTGACGCCTGAAGACTATATGGGCGACATCATTGGCGACCTGAACTCACGCCGTGGCCAGATTCAGGGGTCCAACCCTCGCGGCAATGTTGTGGCGATCAATTCGTTCGTCCCGCTGGTCAACATGTTCGGTTATGTCGGCAACCTTCGCGGTATGTCGCAAGGCCGCGCTCAGTTCACCATGGTGTTCGACCACTATGCCGAAGTGCCAAAAGCTGAAGCCCAGAAGATCGTTCAGGATCTCGCAGGCTAA
- the tuf gene encoding elongation factor Tu: MAKEKFARNKPHVNIGTIGHVDHGKTTLTAAITLTLAEVYGGAAKSYADIDNAPEEKARGITINTAHVEYETAERHYAHVDCPGHADYVKNMITGAAQMDGAILVVNAADGPMPQTREHILLARQVGVPALVVFLNKVDQVDDEELLELVEMEVRELLSSYDFPGDDIPIVSGSALAAVEGRDENIGKEKILELMKAVDDYIPTPERPLDKPFLMPVEDVFSISGRGTVVTGRVESGIVKVGEEVEIVGIRDTQKTTVTGVEMFRKLLDQGQAGDNIGALIRGIDREGVERGQVLCKPGSITPHTTFEAEAYILTKEEGGRHTPFFTNYRPQFYFRTTDVTGVVKLPADKEMVLPGDNVKMEVELIAPIAMDQGLRFAIREGGRTVGAGVVSSVSK; encoded by the coding sequence ATGGCCAAAGAGAAGTTTGCGCGGAACAAGCCGCACGTAAACATCGGCACGATCGGCCATGTTGACCATGGCAAGACGACGCTGACGGCAGCGATCACGCTGACGCTTGCTGAAGTCTATGGCGGTGCAGCGAAGTCGTATGCTGACATCGACAATGCGCCTGAAGAAAAAGCACGCGGTATCACCATCAACACCGCGCACGTCGAATATGAGACAGCCGAGCGCCACTATGCGCACGTCGACTGCCCGGGCCACGCTGACTATGTGAAGAACATGATCACGGGCGCCGCGCAGATGGACGGCGCGATCCTGGTTGTGAACGCGGCTGACGGCCCGATGCCGCAGACGCGCGAGCACATCCTGCTGGCCCGCCAGGTTGGCGTACCTGCACTGGTCGTGTTCCTCAACAAGGTTGACCAGGTCGACGACGAAGAGCTGCTCGAGCTGGTTGAGATGGAAGTGCGTGAGCTTCTGTCGTCCTACGACTTCCCGGGCGACGACATTCCGATCGTTTCCGGTTCTGCACTCGCAGCAGTCGAAGGCCGCGACGAGAATATCGGCAAGGAGAAGATCCTTGAGCTGATGAAAGCTGTCGACGACTACATCCCGACCCCGGAGCGTCCACTGGACAAGCCGTTCCTGATGCCGGTGGAAGACGTGTTCTCCATCTCCGGCCGTGGTACGGTTGTGACCGGCCGCGTCGAGAGCGGTATCGTGAAGGTTGGCGAGGAAGTCGAGATTGTCGGCATTCGCGACACCCAGAAGACGACCGTTACGGGCGTCGAGATGTTCCGCAAGCTGCTCGATCAGGGCCAGGCTGGCGACAACATTGGCGCGCTGATCCGCGGTATCGACCGTGAAGGCGTTGAGCGTGGCCAGGTTCTCTGTAAGCCAGGCTCGATCACCCCGCACACGACGTTCGAGGCAGAAGCCTACATCCTGACCAAGGAAGAGGGTGGCCGTCACACGCCATTCTTCACCAACTACCGTCCACAGTTCTACTTCCGTACGACTGATGTCACCGGTGTTGTGAAGCTTCCAGCGGACAAGGAAATGGTTCTGCCGGGCGACAACGTGAAAATGGAAGTCGAGCTCATCGCGCCGATCGCCATGGACCAGGGTCTTCGCTTCGCGATCCGCGAAGGCGGCCGCACCGTCGGTGCAGGCGTCGTCTCCAGCGTCTCCAAGTAA
- a CDS encoding cytidine deaminase — translation MVFGSIGSQPGQDNAVSDDLYQKARAVRENAHAPYSGFKVGAAIRSASGIHVGCNVENAAFPDGICAEGGAITAMVAAGDTEILEVLVYAEADTPVAPCGGCRQKLSEFARPETEIKLAGPDGIRAIMTLGELLPSSFGAAQFLTPR, via the coding sequence ATGGTCTTTGGGTCTATAGGATCCCAGCCAGGACAGGACAACGCCGTGTCAGATGACCTATATCAAAAAGCCCGCGCTGTCCGTGAAAACGCACATGCCCCCTATTCTGGATTCAAGGTCGGCGCAGCGATTCGTAGCGCCTCAGGGATACATGTCGGCTGCAATGTGGAGAACGCGGCCTTCCCTGATGGCATCTGCGCTGAGGGCGGCGCCATAACCGCCATGGTCGCGGCGGGCGACACCGAGATTCTCGAAGTCCTTGTCTATGCCGAAGCAGACACCCCTGTCGCGCCCTGCGGGGGATGCCGCCAGAAACTCTCGGAGTTTGCCCGTCCTGAAACGGAGATAAAGCTGGCAGGTCCAGACGGCATTCGCGCCATCATGACACTCGGGGAGCTTTTGCCATCCTCGTTCGGGGCAGCTCAGTTTTTGACGCCTAGATAG
- the rpsJ gene encoding 30S ribosomal protein S10 produces MEKQNIRIRLKAFDHRALDMSAKEIVSTAKRTGADVRGPIPLPTRIERFTVNRSPHIDKKSRDQFEIRTHKRILDIVDPTPQTVDALMKLDLSAGVGIEIKLEGAR; encoded by the coding sequence ATGGAAAAACAAAATATCCGGATCCGGCTGAAAGCCTTCGATCACCGCGCCCTCGACATGTCGGCGAAAGAGATCGTGTCCACTGCGAAGCGCACCGGCGCTGACGTGCGTGGCCCGATCCCACTGCCGACACGCATCGAGCGCTTCACGGTGAACCGCTCGCCGCACATCGACAAAAAGTCCCGCGACCAGTTCGAGATCCGCACACACAAACGCATTCTCGATATTGTCGACCCAACACCGCAGACCGTGGACGCGCTGATGAAGCTCGACCTCTCTGCTGGTGTCGGCATCGAGATCAAACTTGAGGGAGCGCGCTAA
- the rplC gene encoding 50S ribosomal protein L3, translating to MALPASRTGVLARKLGMTRIFNEEGRHVPVTVLSLDGCQVVGLRTDADREVSVNRGKKKEKINVTRNDGYNAVVMGAGEAKAKRTAKSQREAFAKAGVAPKRKLVEFRVDSETMPDVGAEVMADHFVAGQRVDIAGISLGKGFSGAMKRWNFGGLRATHGVSVSHRAHGSTGQCQDPGKVFKGKKMAGHYGTDRVTIQNLEIVRTDTDRGLILVKGAIPGHDGSYVEVRDAIKKPAHADAPAGGSFRGKNGGEQSAEAANAEAGE from the coding sequence ATGGCACTTCCGGCGTCACGTACCGGGGTCCTCGCCCGCAAGCTGGGTATGACCCGTATTTTCAATGAGGAAGGTCGCCACGTTCCGGTGACCGTCCTGTCGCTTGATGGCTGCCAGGTCGTTGGCCTGCGCACCGATGCTGACCGCGAAGTCAGCGTCAATCGCGGCAAGAAAAAAGAAAAAATCAACGTCACCCGCAACGATGGTTACAATGCTGTTGTGATGGGTGCCGGCGAAGCAAAAGCAAAGCGTACGGCAAAGTCGCAGCGCGAAGCCTTCGCCAAGGCAGGCGTTGCGCCAAAGCGCAAGCTGGTCGAGTTCCGCGTCGATAGCGAGACGATGCCAGATGTGGGCGCAGAGGTCATGGCTGACCACTTCGTTGCTGGCCAGCGCGTCGACATCGCAGGTATCTCCCTTGGTAAGGGTTTCTCCGGCGCCATGAAGCGCTGGAACTTCGGCGGTCTTCGTGCGACGCACGGCGTCTCGGTCTCCCACCGTGCCCATGGTTCAACTGGCCAGTGCCAGGATCCGGGCAAGGTGTTCAAGGGCAAGAAGATGGCCGGTCACTACGGTACGGACCGCGTGACCATCCAGAACCTCGAAATCGTCCGCACCGATACTGATCGCGGCCTGATCCTGGTCAAGGGCGCAATCCCTGGTCATGACGGCTCGTATGTCGAAGTTCGTGACGCAATCAAGAAGCCTGCTCACGCTGACGCGCCAGCAGGTGGGTCTTTCCGTGGCAAGAATGGCGGCGAACAGTCTGCTGAAGCCGCAAATGCGGAGGCTGGAGAATAA
- the rplD gene encoding 50S ribosomal protein L4 → MEFDVKNLDGKSAGKATLDDAIFGLTDIRADLLHRTVRWQLAKRQAGTHKTQTRDEVSVTTKKFIRQKGSGGARHGARNAGIFVGGAVAHGPRVRSHAHDLPKKVRRLALAHALSSKAKDGSLIVIDEAKLGEAKTKELTAKLKALGVVNALIIGGSEVDQNFAKAARNIPNIDVLPVAGLNVYDVMRRHQLVVTKDALDGIGARFEGK, encoded by the coding sequence ATGGAATTCGACGTCAAAAATCTTGATGGCAAGTCCGCTGGCAAGGCGACTCTCGATGACGCCATCTTCGGTCTGACCGACATCCGCGCCGACCTGCTTCACCGCACGGTCCGCTGGCAGCTTGCCAAGCGTCAGGCCGGTACGCACAAGACGCAGACCCGTGACGAAGTTTCGGTCACGACCAAGAAGTTCATCCGTCAGAAGGGGTCCGGCGGCGCACGCCACGGTGCCCGTAATGCTGGTATCTTCGTTGGTGGTGCTGTCGCGCACGGTCCGCGGGTTCGCAGCCATGCTCACGATCTTCCAAAGAAGGTCCGTCGTCTGGCACTTGCGCATGCGCTCTCTTCGAAGGCCAAGGATGGCTCGCTCATCGTGATCGACGAAGCCAAGCTCGGCGAAGCGAAGACCAAGGAGCTGACGGCAAAGCTCAAGGCGCTCGGCGTCGTGAACGCGCTGATCATTGGTGGATCCGAGGTCGACCAGAATTTCGCGAAAGCTGCTCGCAACATCCCGAACATCGACGTTCTGCCGGTTGCCGGCCTTAACGTCTATGACGTGATGCGCCGCCACCAGCTTGTTGTAACCAAGGATGCGCTCGATGGTATCGGCGCGCGTTTCGAGGGGAAATAG
- a CDS encoding 50S ribosomal protein L23 has translation MADVKAHHYDALLAPHITEKATLLAEENKIVFQVPLTANKAEIKDAVENLFKVDVTKVNVIVQKGKTKRFRGKMGQRSDTKKAIVTLKDGQSVDITTGL, from the coding sequence ATGGCTGACGTGAAAGCACATCACTACGACGCGCTGCTCGCTCCGCACATCACGGAAAAAGCGACGCTGCTCGCAGAAGAAAACAAGATCGTTTTCCAGGTCCCGCTCACGGCCAACAAGGCCGAGATCAAGGACGCCGTGGAAAACCTGTTCAAGGTCGACGTGACCAAGGTCAATGTGATTGTCCAGAAGGGCAAGACCAAACGCTTCCGTGGTAAAATGGGTCAGCGTTCGGACACCAAGAAGGCCATCGTCACGCTGAAAGACGGCCAGTCCGTCGACATCACGACCGGCCTGTAG
- the rplB gene encoding 50S ribosomal protein L2, which translates to MALKTFNPTSPGQRQLVIVDKSELYKGRPVKSLTEGLSKSGGRNNRGRVTVRGIGGGAKRLYRKIDFKRQRWDIEATVERLEYDPNRTAFIALIRYADGDQAYIIAPQRLAVGDKVTTSKTADIKPGNVLPLKNIPVGTIVHNVEIKPLKGAQIARSAGTYVQIVGRDAGYAQIKLSSGELRMVPDSCLAAIGAVSNPDNMNTVLSKAGRSRHFGRRPKVRGVAMNPVDHPHGGGEGKSSGGRHPVTPWGKKTRGPKTRKTQASDRLIIRRRNAKR; encoded by the coding sequence ATGGCACTCAAGACATTCAACCCAACGTCGCCCGGTCAGCGCCAGCTTGTCATCGTCGACAAGTCGGAACTGTACAAAGGCCGTCCGGTCAAATCGCTGACCGAAGGTCTGTCCAAGTCGGGTGGTCGGAACAATCGTGGCCGTGTCACGGTTCGCGGCATCGGCGGCGGCGCAAAGCGCCTTTATCGCAAGATCGATTTCAAGCGTCAGCGCTGGGACATCGAAGCGACCGTCGAGCGTCTAGAATATGATCCGAACCGGACAGCCTTCATTGCGCTGATCCGTTATGCGGACGGCGACCAGGCTTACATCATTGCTCCGCAGCGTCTTGCTGTCGGTGACAAGGTGACCACGTCTAAGACGGCTGACATCAAGCCGGGTAACGTTCTTCCGCTGAAGAACATTCCTGTCGGTACGATCGTCCACAATGTTGAGATCAAGCCGCTCAAGGGCGCGCAGATCGCACGTTCGGCCGGTACCTATGTCCAGATTGTCGGCCGCGACGCTGGTTACGCGCAGATCAAACTGTCCTCAGGTGAGCTTCGCATGGTTCCAGATAGCTGCCTGGCGGCTATCGGCGCGGTGTCGAACCCGGACAATATGAACACGGTGCTTTCGAAGGCTGGCCGTTCGCGCCACTTCGGCCGTCGCCCGAAGGTTCGCGGTGTCGCGATGAACCCGGTCGATCACCCGCACGGTGGTGGTGAAGGTAAGTCGTCCGGCGGCCGTCACCCTGTGACGCCATGGGGCAAGAAAACCCGCGGTCCTAAAACCCGCAAGACCCAGGCTTCGGATCGTCTGATCATCCGTCGCCGTAACGCGAAACGCTAG
- the rpsS gene encoding 30S ribosomal protein S19, which produces MPRSVWKGPFVDGYLLKKAENAQASERREVIKTWSRRSTIMPQFVGLNFQVHNGNKFVPVLVTEEMVGHKFGEFAPSRTYHGHGADKKAKRK; this is translated from the coding sequence ATGCCACGTTCCGTCTGGAAAGGTCCGTTCGTCGACGGCTATCTGCTCAAGAAGGCAGAGAACGCCCAAGCTTCCGAACGCCGCGAAGTTATCAAGACCTGGTCGCGTCGCTCGACCATCATGCCGCAATTCGTGGGCCTGAACTTTCAGGTTCACAACGGCAACAAGTTCGTTCCCGTTCTCGTCACCGAGGAAATGGTGGGTCACAAGTTCGGCGAGTTCGCGCCGTCCCGCACCTATCATGGCCACGGCGCCGACAAGAAAGCCAAGAGGAAGTAG
- the rplV gene encoding 50S ribosomal protein L22: MGKAKNPPKQALNESRAVLRMYRSSPQKLNLLAQQIRGLPVQKAMDQMQFSRKRAAKDVYKVLYSAMSNAENNHGLDIDSLVVAEAHVGKNLVMKRIRARARGRAARIVKPFSQLTVVLRDTSAEAEAA; the protein is encoded by the coding sequence ATGGGTAAGGCAAAGAATCCTCCGAAACAGGCCCTTAACGAGTCGCGCGCAGTCCTGCGTATGTACCGTTCGAGCCCGCAGAAGCTGAACCTCCTGGCTCAGCAGATTCGCGGCCTTCCGGTTCAGAAAGCGATGGATCAGATGCAGTTCTCGCGCAAGCGCGCGGCGAAAGACGTCTACAAGGTCCTGTATTCGGCCATGTCGAACGCCGAGAATAATCACGGTCTCGACATTGATAGTCTCGTCGTTGCTGAGGCGCACGTGGGCAAGAACCTGGTCATGAAGCGTATTCGTGCCCGTGCTCGTGGCCGCGCTGCCCGTATCGTGAAACCATTCTCGCAGCTCACCGTCGTGCTGCGCGACACATCAGCTGAAGCGGAGGCCGCGTAA
- the rpsC gene encoding 30S ribosomal protein S3 has translation MGQKINPIGFRLGVNRTWDSRWYADTADYGRLVHEDLKIRNAIKQELKQAGISRIIIERPHKKCIVTIHTARPGLVIGKKGADIEVLRKKLSKMTEDDVRVNLVEIRKPEIDATLVAEDIARQLERRGSFRRAMKRSIQNSMRLGALGVRIMVAGRLGGAEIARTEQYAEGSVPLHTLRADIDYGTAEAETTYGIIGIKVWIYKGEIMEHDPMAQDRKAEDSGQARARSTNQRGPASGPQGAGA, from the coding sequence ATGGGTCAGAAAATCAATCCCATCGGGTTTCGTCTGGGGGTCAACCGGACCTGGGACAGCCGCTGGTATGCCGATACGGCAGACTATGGCCGTCTTGTCCACGAAGACCTGAAAATCCGTAACGCCATCAAGCAAGAGCTCAAGCAGGCGGGTATCTCCCGCATCATCATCGAGCGTCCGCACAAGAAGTGCATCGTGACGATCCACACGGCCCGCCCGGGTCTTGTGATCGGCAAGAAGGGCGCCGACATCGAAGTGCTTCGCAAGAAGCTGTCGAAGATGACGGAAGATGATGTTCGCGTGAACCTCGTTGAGATCCGTAAGCCTGAGATCGATGCGACGCTCGTTGCTGAAGATATTGCGCGTCAACTTGAGCGCCGCGGCTCTTTCCGCCGCGCCATGAAGCGTTCGATCCAGAACTCGATGCGTCTTGGCGCGCTTGGTGTCCGTATCATGGTTGCCGGCCGTCTCGGCGGCGCGGAAATCGCGCGGACCGAGCAGTATGCAGAGGGCTCCGTGCCGCTTCATACGCTGCGCGCCGACATCGACTATGGCACCGCCGAAGCAGAAACGACCTATGGCATTATTGGCATCAAGGTCTGGATCTACAAAGGCGAGATCATGGAGCACGATCCGATGGCGCAGGACCGCAAGGCCGAAGATTCCGGCCAGGCGCGCGCCCGTTCGACCAACCAGCGTGGCCCGGCTTCGGGTCCGCAAGGCGCAGGAGCCTAA
- the rplP gene encoding 50S ribosomal protein L16, with protein sequence MLQPKRTKYRKAFKGRITGNAKGGYTLNFGTYGLKALEPERVTSRQIEATRRAVTREMKRQGKVWIRVFPDTPVSAKPIEVRMGKGKGSVDRWVARVAPGRILFEIDGVPDDVALQALRLGAAKLPVKTKIIKRIEGI encoded by the coding sequence ATGCTGCAGCCAAAACGCACCAAATACCGCAAGGCGTTCAAGGGTCGTATCACCGGTAACGCGAAGGGCGGATATACGCTGAACTTCGGGACCTATGGCCTGAAAGCGCTTGAGCCTGAGCGGGTAACGTCCCGCCAGATCGAAGCAACCCGCCGGGCCGTGACGCGCGAAATGAAGCGTCAGGGCAAGGTCTGGATCCGTGTTTTCCCGGATACGCCTGTGTCCGCGAAGCCGATCGAAGTTCGTATGGGTAAGGGTAAGGGCTCCGTCGACCGTTGGGTCGCACGTGTCGCTCCTGGCCGTATCCTTTTCGAGATCGATGGTGTGCCGGACGATGTGGCGCTCCAGGCTCTGAGGCTTGGCGCTGCCAAGCTTCCGGTCAAGACCAAGATCATCAAGCGCATTGAGGGGATCTAG
- the rpmC gene encoding 50S ribosomal protein L29, with product MKITDLRSKSADQLKDQLVQLKKEQFNLRFQQATGQLEKTARMKEVRRDIARVKTLLTETAKSEAEA from the coding sequence ATGAAAATCACTGATTTGCGTTCGAAGAGTGCCGACCAGCTGAAAGATCAGCTCGTCCAGCTCAAGAAAGAACAGTTCAACCTCCGTTTCCAACAGGCCACCGGCCAGCTGGAAAAAACGGCCCGGATGAAGGAAGTCCGCCGCGACATCGCGCGCGTCAAGACGCTCCTTACTGAAACGGCCAAATCGGAAGCAGAGGCGTAG
- the rpsQ gene encoding 30S ribosomal protein S17 — MPKRVMEGVVVSTKQDKTAVVRIDRTFLHPVLKKIVRRSKKYHAHDEGNVAVEGERITIRECPPRSKLKTWEVIAGEGADS, encoded by the coding sequence ATGCCAAAGCGCGTAATGGAAGGCGTTGTGGTGTCCACGAAGCAGGACAAGACCGCTGTGGTCCGTATTGACCGCACTTTTCTTCACCCTGTTCTTAAAAAGATCGTGCGCCGCTCGAAGAAATATCATGCCCATGATGAGGGCAACGTCGCAGTTGAGGGCGAGCGCATCACGATCCGTGAATGCCCGCCGCGCTCGAAGCTGAAGACGTGGGAAGTTATTGCTGGCGAAGGAGCTGACTCATGA
- the rplN gene encoding 50S ribosomal protein L14, which translates to MIQMQSNLRVADNSGARRVQCIKVLGGAGRRYASVGDIIVVSIKEAIPTGRVKKGDVRRAVVVRVAKDIKRRDGSVIRFDTNAAVLVNNNGEPIGTRIFGPVPRELRAKNHMKIVSLAPEVL; encoded by the coding sequence ATGATTCAGATGCAGTCCAACCTTCGCGTGGCTGACAATTCCGGCGCACGCCGCGTCCAGTGCATCAAGGTGCTGGGCGGTGCAGGCCGCCGCTATGCGTCTGTCGGCGACATCATCGTGGTGTCGATCAAGGAAGCAATTCCGACCGGCCGCGTGAAGAAGGGTGACGTTCGCCGCGCTGTCGTGGTTCGCGTTGCCAAGGACATCAAGCGCCGTGACGGCTCTGTCATCCGTTTTGACACGAATGCCGCTGTGCTTGTGAACAATAATGGCGAACCGATCGGGACGCGTATCTTCGGCCCGGTTCCGCGCGAGCTTCGCGCCAAGAACCACATGAAGATCGTCTCGCTGGCTCCGGAGGTGCTGTAG
- the rplX gene encoding 50S ribosomal protein L24: MAAKVKKGDRVIVTAGRNKGAKGEVLKVIPAENRVLVQGVNVVKRHQRPSQMDPGGIKTFEAPIHVSNVAHVDPRDGKPTRVGFKTDEHGRKTRYAKRSGESIDV, translated from the coding sequence ATGGCTGCCAAGGTGAAAAAAGGTGATCGCGTCATCGTCACGGCGGGCCGTAACAAGGGCGCCAAAGGCGAAGTGCTGAAAGTGATCCCGGCTGAAAACCGTGTCCTGGTTCAGGGTGTGAACGTTGTGAAGCGTCACCAGCGTCCGTCGCAGATGGACCCAGGTGGTATCAAGACGTTCGAAGCTCCGATCCACGTTTCCAATGTGGCACACGTGGATCCTCGTGATGGCAAGCCGACCCGCGTTGGCTTCAAGACTGACGAGCATGGTCGCAAGACGCGCTATGCCAAACGTTCAGGGGAATCGATCGATGTCTGA